The Acidimicrobiia bacterium genome contains a region encoding:
- the pyk gene encoding pyruvate kinase — protein sequence MTTSASPEEISPIRQTKIIATLGPAVASGEAISALVGAGMNVARLNFSHGNHENHRRFVEWVRAAAAEHSRPVAILQDIQGPKLRVGSFPGGSCDLPTGSEVVLVSADKEATPGTIPIDYPYLLNDVEVGEPVLLADGLIRLEVVERMPDGLRSRVIEGGVLFGQKGVAFPDTQLQVPAVTEKDRADLLFGRELGVDFVAASFVRSAADVAEVASLVEPGTPIIAKIELAAALSNLDEILKAADGALVARGDLGVQLPLQRVPLIQQDILRRANRAGIISITATEMLESMTESPRPTRAEVTDVASAIIGGTDAVMLSAETAVGRYPVRAVQMMDAICREVEAGLRESEGVVDIAFLESQPTFPSATAKAAVDTAANLKIKTIAAFTESGNTALLLSKYRPHARIIAFSPEPATLSRMALMWGVTPMASDRRDSTDLMIAWAEKRLERSGLCEEGEGVVVVAGTPPNQQASTNLMKLHVIGDRHRRRER from the coding sequence ATGACCACCAGCGCGAGCCCGGAAGAGATCAGTCCCATACGCCAGACCAAGATCATTGCAACGCTCGGGCCCGCCGTAGCCTCGGGCGAAGCGATCTCGGCACTGGTAGGAGCCGGGATGAATGTGGCCCGGCTCAACTTCTCGCACGGAAACCACGAGAATCACCGGAGATTCGTCGAGTGGGTGAGGGCCGCCGCCGCCGAGCACAGCCGCCCCGTTGCCATCTTGCAGGACATACAGGGACCCAAACTGCGTGTCGGCAGCTTTCCCGGCGGATCGTGTGATCTCCCGACCGGATCCGAAGTCGTCTTGGTCTCAGCCGACAAGGAGGCGACTCCGGGGACTATCCCGATCGACTACCCGTACCTGCTCAACGACGTGGAGGTCGGTGAACCGGTGCTGCTGGCCGACGGATTGATTCGCCTCGAGGTCGTCGAGCGAATGCCGGACGGGCTGCGGTCCCGGGTGATCGAGGGTGGCGTTCTGTTCGGTCAGAAGGGTGTTGCCTTCCCCGACACGCAGCTCCAGGTGCCGGCGGTCACCGAAAAGGATCGTGCAGATCTTCTCTTCGGGCGCGAACTGGGTGTCGACTTCGTAGCGGCCTCTTTCGTCCGCTCTGCTGCTGATGTCGCCGAGGTGGCCTCCCTGGTCGAACCCGGCACTCCGATCATCGCCAAGATCGAACTGGCAGCTGCTCTGTCCAATCTCGACGAGATCCTGAAAGCAGCCGACGGAGCGCTGGTCGCCAGGGGTGACCTCGGAGTGCAACTCCCTTTGCAGAGGGTCCCGTTGATTCAGCAGGACATCCTCCGGCGCGCCAACAGGGCCGGAATCATCTCGATCACCGCTACCGAGATGCTCGAATCGATGACCGAGTCACCTCGACCGACGCGCGCAGAGGTGACAGATGTGGCATCGGCGATAATCGGTGGCACCGACGCGGTGATGCTCTCGGCCGAGACCGCCGTCGGACGCTATCCGGTGCGCGCAGTTCAGATGATGGATGCGATTTGTCGCGAGGTGGAGGCCGGCTTGCGCGAGTCGGAGGGCGTCGTCGACATAGCATTCCTCGAAAGCCAGCCGACTTTTCCCAGCGCGACCGCCAAAGCGGCCGTCGACACGGCCGCCAACCTCAAGATCAAGACGATCGCGGCCTTCACAGAATCCGGCAATACCGCCTTGTTGCTCAGCAAGTACAGGCCCCACGCCCGGATCATCGCCTTCTCGCCCGAGCCGGCGACACTGTCGCGGATGGCGTTGATGTGGGGCGTGACTCCGATGGCATCCGATCGTCGCGACTCCACCGACCTGATGATCGCCTGGGCGGAGAAACGCCTCGAACGGTCCGGTTTGTGCGAAGAGGGGGAGGGCGTCGTCGTCGTGGCGGGAACTCCGCCGAACCAGCAGGCGTCGACCAACCTCATGAAGCTGCACGTGATCGGCGATCGGCATAGACGCCGGGAACGTTAG
- a CDS encoding DUF427 domain-containing protein codes for MAGASWNGAVPAESEMTITVEGNQYFPPGSLNLEYFRKSDVHTSWEGTASYYDLIVDGRVNPRAAWFYPDPKPAAGPIRDSVAFWRGVSVQA; via the coding sequence ATGGCCGGGGCCTCGTGGAACGGTGCAGTACCGGCGGAGAGCGAAATGACGATCACTGTGGAAGGCAATCAATACTTCCCTCCCGGGTCGCTCAACCTGGAGTACTTTCGTAAGTCGGACGTGCATACTTCGTGGGAAGGCACGGCGAGCTACTACGACTTGATTGTGGACGGACGGGTGAACCCCCGAGCTGCATGGTTCTACCCGGATCCGAAGCCGGCGGCCGGCCCAATCCGCGACTCCGTCGCCTTCTGGAGGGGCGTCTCGGTCCAAGCCTGA
- the cofC gene encoding 2-phospho-L-lactate guanylyltransferase encodes MEIAAVPLKQFDLAKARMAVGFDATQREKLGRAVAAHTLDVVAGALGAVWVVTSDAAVADWAGERGARIILERRTGLNAAASRVIELAGAGRWMILHSDLPLLTSEDVSSAWNGVPRDGFLLAPSRDGGTSVFAGEAPAPSLAYGPGSFHRHLAGVRRYPVQVITRTGFLLDVDAPSDYAAAARHPRGSWLDRAIGR; translated from the coding sequence ATGGAGATTGCGGCAGTTCCCCTCAAACAGTTCGACCTCGCCAAGGCGAGGATGGCTGTGGGCTTCGATGCGACGCAGCGAGAGAAGCTGGGCCGGGCCGTCGCGGCTCATACGCTGGATGTGGTAGCAGGGGCCCTGGGTGCAGTATGGGTCGTCACGAGCGACGCGGCGGTGGCCGATTGGGCCGGAGAGCGCGGTGCCCGGATCATCCTCGAACGGCGGACCGGCCTCAATGCTGCGGCGAGTCGGGTAATCGAACTCGCCGGAGCGGGACGATGGATGATTCTGCATTCCGATCTCCCGCTGCTCACGTCCGAGGACGTGAGCTCAGCCTGGAACGGAGTACCCCGGGACGGGTTTCTGCTGGCTCCGTCGCGCGACGGAGGCACCAGCGTCTTCGCAGGGGAAGCGCCCGCCCCGTCGCTTGCCTACGGCCCCGGCTCTTTTCATCGTCATCTCGCCGGTGTCCGGCGATACCCGGTGCAAGTCATCACCAGGACCGGCTTCCTCCTCGACGTCGATGCTCCCTCGGACTACGCGGCGGCAGCCCGCCATCCGCGCGGATCCTGGCTCGACAGGGCAATCGGCCGGTAG
- a CDS encoding PIG-L deacetylase family protein, whose protein sequence is MRSGIHPDARDDHRPEGIPARALTIGAHPDDAEFGAGGTLAGWAAAGCEITMLVVTDGSKGSWNPDTDHRTLVDQRRDEQHAAAAALGATTSIMLGHTDGELEYSMALRREMCLWVRRIRPDVVLTHDPWQRYQLHPDHRITGIAAIDGVVAARDHLFFPDQLVDGVEKHRPDWIYLWGADEADHWIDIADTFDIKLEALLAHSSQGTTTMGDAHRGRAEREAFRSRMEARARRLAQPAGLDLAESFKVLSP, encoded by the coding sequence ATGAGAAGCGGTATCCATCCCGACGCCCGTGATGATCATCGACCCGAAGGCATCCCGGCGCGAGCCCTGACCATCGGTGCCCACCCCGACGACGCCGAGTTCGGAGCGGGAGGAACCCTGGCGGGCTGGGCCGCCGCCGGGTGCGAGATCACCATGCTCGTCGTTACCGACGGTTCGAAAGGTTCCTGGAATCCCGATACCGACCACCGGACACTCGTCGATCAGCGCCGCGACGAACAACACGCCGCCGCGGCAGCTCTGGGAGCGACCACCTCGATAATGCTCGGCCACACCGACGGCGAACTCGAATACTCGATGGCACTGCGACGAGAGATGTGCCTGTGGGTCAGGAGAATCCGGCCCGACGTCGTGCTGACACACGACCCCTGGCAGAGATATCAGCTGCACCCGGATCACCGCATCACCGGAATCGCCGCCATCGACGGGGTCGTGGCGGCGCGCGACCATTTGTTTTTTCCCGATCAACTCGTCGATGGCGTAGAGAAACACCGGCCCGATTGGATCTATCTGTGGGGCGCGGACGAAGCAGACCATTGGATAGACATCGCCGACACATTCGACATCAAGCTCGAGGCACTGCTCGCCCACTCGTCCCAGGGGACGACCACTATGGGGGATGCGCACAGGGGACGGGCGGAACGAGAAGCATTCAGGTCCCGCATGGAGGCCCGGGCTCGCCGGCTGGCACAGCCTGCCGGACTCGACCTCGCCGAGTCGTTCAAGGTGTTGAGCCCGTAG
- the ugpC gene encoding sn-glycerol-3-phosphate ABC transporter ATP-binding protein UgpC, whose product MAAITMRSVGKVYPGGTRAIYDVDLEIGDGEFVVLVGPSGCGKSTLLRMVAGLEDITEGEITIGDQVVNEVPPKDRNIAMVFQNYALYPHMSVFDNMAFGLKLRKMPKEEINRRVGEAAAILEITEFLDRKPKALSGGQRQRVAMGRAIVREPAAFLMDEPLSNLDAKLRVQMRSELGILHSRLKTTTLYVTHDQVEAMTMGDRVAVLKSISGKEIPNLMQVDTPRTLYDRPDNLFVAGFIGSPSMNFVLGTVVADGDSTYVTWADTKLRVDRSTLDARPGLAGYSGKEIVVGLRPEGFEAKAAVTGEFDAQRVMTVNVDLVEQLGSEAFIHFEQPLPPVITPDIQELLADQGADASTLGHTTAFTARINPDFAPKTGERAELLVDTTKLHFFDKETGSAIW is encoded by the coding sequence ATGGCTGCCATCACAATGAGGTCGGTGGGCAAGGTCTATCCGGGTGGGACACGTGCCATATACGACGTTGATCTCGAGATCGGGGACGGTGAGTTCGTTGTTCTGGTGGGTCCCTCCGGCTGCGGCAAATCGACGTTGTTGAGAATGGTCGCCGGTCTCGAAGACATCACCGAAGGTGAGATCACCATCGGTGATCAGGTGGTCAACGAGGTGCCGCCCAAAGACCGCAATATCGCGATGGTCTTTCAGAACTACGCGCTCTATCCGCACATGAGTGTGTTCGACAACATGGCGTTCGGTCTCAAGCTGCGCAAGATGCCCAAAGAGGAAATCAACCGGCGGGTTGGAGAGGCTGCTGCGATTCTCGAGATAACCGAGTTTCTGGACCGCAAACCCAAAGCTCTGTCCGGAGGTCAACGGCAGCGGGTGGCGATGGGTCGAGCGATTGTCCGTGAGCCGGCCGCCTTTCTAATGGATGAGCCGCTCTCCAACCTCGATGCCAAATTGCGTGTGCAGATGCGTTCCGAGTTGGGGATTCTCCACAGCCGGCTGAAGACGACGACCCTGTACGTGACCCACGATCAGGTCGAAGCGATGACGATGGGCGACCGTGTCGCAGTGCTCAAGTCCATCTCCGGCAAAGAGATCCCGAACTTGATGCAGGTCGATACCCCTCGCACTCTTTACGATCGTCCGGACAACCTCTTCGTGGCAGGTTTCATCGGATCGCCTTCGATGAACTTCGTCCTCGGGACCGTGGTGGCGGACGGCGATTCGACCTATGTGACATGGGCCGACACGAAACTACGGGTCGACCGATCGACCCTCGATGCCCGTCCTGGTTTGGCCGGCTATTCCGGCAAGGAGATCGTGGTCGGCTTGCGTCCCGAGGGTTTCGAGGCGAAGGCCGCGGTGACGGGTGAGTTCGACGCTCAACGCGTGATGACGGTGAACGTCGATCTCGTGGAGCAGTTGGGCTCCGAAGCATTCATCCATTTCGAGCAACCGCTCCCGCCGGTGATCACACCCGACATTCAGGAACTGCTTGCAGATCAAGGCGCAGATGCTTCGACCCTCGGCCACACCACCGCATTCACGGCGCGCATCAACCCCGATTTCGCCCCGAAGACGGGCGAGCGGGCCGAGTTGCTCGTCGATACGACGAAACTCCACTTCTTCGACAAGGAGACCGGCTCCGCCATCTGGTAG
- a CDS encoding SDR family NAD(P)-dependent oxidoreductase: MTDQRVAVLTGGTGGLGTALARRLAAQGHRLAVTYVRPEESTAFESVLDLDEEQLLLRRVDASNPEEMEAFLNEAKERFGSVDIVCSLVGGWAGGRDIEETSDVRFERMLDLNLVSAFNTLRASIPHLRSSEAGRVVLVGSRAAIDTPAGQAAFNVAKAGVVALAKSASVELDDTNITVNVVMPSVIDTPATREALPFADYVHWPTPDEIAKVIEFLVSPESEVVSGGVIPVYGKT; the protein is encoded by the coding sequence ATGACCGATCAGCGTGTTGCAGTGCTAACGGGGGGAACCGGCGGTTTGGGAACGGCTCTCGCCAGACGCCTTGCTGCCCAGGGCCACCGCCTGGCCGTTACCTATGTGCGCCCCGAGGAGTCAACGGCTTTCGAGTCGGTCCTGGACCTCGATGAGGAGCAACTGCTCCTGAGGCGCGTCGACGCCTCGAACCCGGAAGAGATGGAAGCTTTCCTCAACGAAGCCAAAGAGCGTTTCGGGTCGGTCGACATCGTCTGCTCACTCGTCGGCGGTTGGGCGGGTGGACGCGACATCGAAGAGACATCGGACGTCCGGTTCGAACGAATGCTCGACCTCAATCTGGTGTCGGCCTTCAACACCCTGCGCGCATCCATACCTCATCTGCGCTCTTCCGAAGCCGGTCGCGTGGTCCTCGTGGGAAGTCGCGCCGCGATCGACACCCCGGCCGGTCAGGCAGCCTTCAACGTGGCCAAAGCCGGCGTGGTGGCTTTGGCGAAGTCGGCGTCGGTGGAACTCGACGACACAAACATCACCGTCAACGTCGTCATGCCCTCCGTCATCGACACTCCCGCCACCCGCGAGGCCCTGCCTTTTGCCGACTACGTCCACTGGCCGACTCCCGACGAGATCGCCAAGGTGATCGAGTTCCTGGTATCGCCCGAGTCGGAAGTGGTCTCGGGCGGCGTGATCCCCGTGTACGGGAAGACCTGA
- a CDS encoding disulfide bond formation protein B encodes MSIETVSKFFALLTLAAMAGVIGVLVVMLAARWSPAVARFRDSAIELVSPAALWLGSFVAAVSMAGSLYYSEVADFAPCDLCWYQRIAMYPLAIILAIAAYRKDLGVRRYSYPLVVVGAVIALYQYVLQLRPGLESGFCGVDASCTERYIWQFGFISFPFMSLVGFALIFVLLYVAGTEAREPAEESGSPVPGID; translated from the coding sequence ATGAGTATCGAAACCGTTTCCAAGTTCTTCGCCCTTCTCACGCTCGCCGCGATGGCCGGTGTGATAGGTGTGCTTGTGGTAATGCTTGCGGCGCGCTGGTCGCCGGCTGTGGCCCGTTTCCGAGACTCCGCCATTGAACTCGTGTCGCCGGCCGCTCTGTGGCTGGGTTCGTTCGTCGCGGCGGTTTCCATGGCTGGGAGCCTCTATTACTCGGAGGTGGCCGACTTCGCCCCGTGCGATTTGTGCTGGTATCAGCGGATCGCCATGTATCCGCTGGCGATCATCCTGGCGATCGCCGCGTATCGCAAGGACCTTGGGGTTCGCCGCTACTCATACCCCCTGGTGGTTGTCGGTGCGGTTATCGCCCTGTATCAGTACGTGCTGCAGTTGAGGCCCGGCCTCGAGTCGGGTTTCTGCGGGGTCGATGCTTCGTGCACCGAGCGCTACATCTGGCAGTTCGGGTTCATCTCGTTCCCGTTCATGTCGCTGGTCGGATTCGCGCTGATCTTCGTGCTGCTCTACGTCGCGGGCACGGAGGCGCGGGAGCCGGCAGAAGAATCGGGTTCGCCGGTTCCCGGTATCGATTAG